From a region of the Mycobacteroides saopaulense genome:
- a CDS encoding glutaredoxin family protein: MTSLTLLTRAGCSACDRAQRELAALADEFGVGLTVTDVDEAAITDSSLRAEFGDRLPVVLLDGQEHSYWEVDEPRLRADLKRDR, encoded by the coding sequence ATGACGTCGCTAACGCTGCTGACCCGCGCCGGGTGCTCCGCGTGCGATCGCGCGCAGCGCGAGTTGGCGGCCCTGGCCGACGAGTTCGGGGTCGGCCTCACGGTCACCGATGTCGATGAGGCCGCGATCACAGATTCCTCGTTGCGGGCGGAGTTCGGTGACCGACTTCCGGTGGTCCTGCTGGACGGTCAGGAGCACAGCTACTGGGAAGTGGACGAGCCTCGGCTGCGGGCGGACCTGAAACGTGACCGATAA
- a CDS encoding HAD family hydrolase, which yields MTSPQINGEPPAEGSTEDQLLAEAFAEDVARAASFAEADAAAVDETPGPPPADLTAAAFFDVDNTLVHGSSLVHFGRGLAQRDYFQYSDMLQFIWAQAKFRLTGRENSDDVAAGRQKALSFIEGRSVDELVTLSEEIYDETIADKIWPGTRALTQMHLDAGQQVWLVTATPKELAETIARRLGLTGALGTVAESVDGVFTGRLVGDILHGPGKARAVRNLAIRNGLNLKRCTAYSDSVNDVPMLSLVGTAVAINPDAELRDVARRRGWEVRDFRTARKAARIGVPSAVLLGAAGGALAAALARREK from the coding sequence ATGACCAGCCCCCAGATCAACGGCGAACCCCCTGCCGAGGGCTCGACGGAGGATCAACTCCTCGCCGAGGCGTTCGCCGAAGACGTCGCGCGGGCTGCTTCCTTCGCCGAGGCCGACGCCGCCGCGGTCGACGAGACGCCGGGACCGCCGCCCGCCGACCTGACGGCGGCCGCGTTCTTCGATGTCGACAACACCCTGGTGCACGGCTCCTCACTTGTTCACTTCGGACGTGGCTTGGCGCAGCGCGACTACTTCCAGTACTCGGACATGCTCCAGTTCATCTGGGCGCAGGCGAAGTTCCGGTTGACCGGCCGGGAGAACTCCGACGATGTGGCGGCGGGGCGGCAGAAGGCGCTCTCGTTCATCGAGGGCCGCAGCGTCGACGAGCTCGTCACCCTCAGCGAAGAGATCTACGACGAGACGATCGCCGACAAGATCTGGCCCGGCACTCGGGCACTGACGCAGATGCACCTCGATGCCGGCCAACAGGTGTGGCTCGTCACGGCCACACCCAAGGAATTGGCGGAGACCATCGCCCGGCGGCTGGGCCTCACCGGAGCGCTGGGCACCGTTGCCGAGTCGGTGGACGGCGTCTTCACCGGACGCCTGGTCGGCGACATCCTGCACGGGCCCGGCAAGGCGCGGGCCGTGCGCAACCTGGCCATCCGCAACGGCCTGAACCTCAAGCGCTGCACCGCGTACAGCGACAGTGTCAACGACGTGCCGATGCTGTCGCTGGTCGGCACCGCCGTGGCCATCAATCCCGACGCGGAGCTGCGGGATGTGGCCCGGCGTCGTGGGTGGGAGGTCCGCGACTTTCGCACCGCCCGCAAGGCGGCCCGTATCGGGGTGCCGTCGGCCGTGCTGCTCGGTGCTGCCGGTGGGGCGTTGGCGGCGGCACTGGCCCGCCGCGAGAAGTGA
- a CDS encoding FAS1-like dehydratase domain-containing protein yields MAIRQDIVGTHYRYPDYFEVGREKMREFASAIKDECEVNSGVVAPITFLAVAGRRVQHKIFTEMDLPINVARVLHRDQKLKFHRPIKAGDRLYFDSYLDSVLESHGMVTAEVRAEVTDENGEPVATSIVTMIGEAEGHERDAAAMAANIASHRKS; encoded by the coding sequence ATGGCCATCCGCCAAGACATCGTCGGAACGCACTACCGCTACCCCGATTATTTCGAGGTCGGCCGCGAGAAGATGCGTGAGTTCGCGAGCGCCATCAAAGACGAGTGCGAGGTGAACTCCGGCGTCGTCGCGCCCATCACCTTCCTGGCCGTCGCAGGCCGGCGCGTCCAGCACAAGATTTTCACCGAGATGGACCTGCCCATCAACGTGGCGCGGGTGCTGCACCGCGACCAGAAGCTCAAGTTCCACCGCCCGATCAAGGCAGGCGACCGGCTGTACTTCGACAGCTACCTGGACAGCGTGCTCGAGTCGCACGGCATGGTGACCGCCGAAGTGCGCGCCGAGGTCACCGACGAGAACGGTGAGCCCGTCGCCACCAGCATCGTGACCATGATCGGTGAGGCCGAGGGACACGAACGCGATGCAGCCGCCATGGCCGCGAACATCGCCTCACATCGCAAGAGCTAG
- a CDS encoding AraC family transcriptional regulator encodes MAVIRGSALTNYHQLVAELGGDGSKLLAAARVSPADAGSYERFISLPNGARALEDTATALNAPDFGRQLARRQGIEILGPVGLAARTAATVADAFAILEKFMGAYCPAIGARMMGHPDPALCRFEFEYLLAPAPPQAQAVELSLGVTLRVLHHFLGTGYRPVSVHLPHQALTAVSAYRHYFGCPPFFCEPVGGFTLRATDMQKSLPKDHLAHQTAVDYLTGTHVNRKPDSSQLARLLIRQLLPTGAIGLGDIALHLGVHPKALQRRLGAEGTTFGELVDQTRREAAERLLSDTDLSLDHLSRQLGYAEQSVFTRSCKRWFGVTPSAYRLSRRDV; translated from the coding sequence GTGGCGGTGATCCGGGGTTCGGCGCTCACCAACTATCACCAACTGGTGGCCGAGCTCGGCGGTGATGGCAGCAAACTGCTTGCCGCAGCCCGGGTTTCGCCGGCCGATGCGGGCTCGTACGAGCGGTTTATCTCGCTGCCCAACGGTGCCCGCGCACTGGAGGACACTGCGACCGCCCTGAACGCACCCGACTTCGGCCGGCAACTGGCCCGGCGACAGGGCATCGAGATCCTGGGGCCGGTCGGTTTGGCGGCACGCACGGCGGCAACGGTTGCCGACGCCTTCGCGATTCTTGAAAAGTTCATGGGCGCATACTGTCCGGCGATCGGCGCCCGGATGATGGGCCACCCCGATCCCGCGCTGTGCCGGTTCGAGTTCGAGTATCTACTCGCACCTGCGCCTCCGCAGGCGCAGGCCGTTGAGCTGTCCCTGGGTGTCACGCTGCGGGTGCTGCATCACTTCCTGGGCACCGGCTATCGACCGGTTTCCGTGCACCTCCCGCATCAGGCACTCACCGCGGTATCGGCCTATCGGCACTATTTCGGGTGTCCGCCGTTCTTCTGTGAACCCGTTGGTGGGTTCACATTGCGCGCCACCGACATGCAGAAATCCTTGCCCAAGGATCACCTTGCCCACCAGACCGCCGTCGACTATCTGACCGGCACCCACGTGAATCGCAAGCCCGATTCCAGTCAGTTGGCCCGGCTGCTCATCCGCCAGCTGCTTCCCACCGGGGCGATCGGATTGGGGGACATCGCATTACACCTCGGAGTGCACCCGAAGGCGCTGCAACGGCGACTCGGCGCCGAGGGCACCACCTTCGGTGAACTGGTGGACCAGACCCGTCGCGAAGCGGCAGAGCGACTGCTGTCCGATACCGATCTGAGCCTGGACCACCTGAGCCGGCAGCTGGGCTACGCCGAGCAGAGCGTGTTCACCCGAAGTTGCAAGCGCTGGTTCGGAGTCACCCCGAGCGCTTACCGGCTGAGCAGGAGAGATGTCTAG
- a CDS encoding DUF1254 domain-containing protein yields the protein MKVWCTQWTKFLVVMSTVALATGLTSCSKESDSQKLSADEAKSIAMDAYIYGYPLVTMEMTRRVMTNVEKPQSPRAPMGQLMRMREYPNAAFRDVTAPNADTLYTNAFVDVGKEPWILSLPEANGRYYLFPMLDGFTNVFEVPGKRTTGTGPQTYAITGPGWKGTLPQGVTEYKSPTAIVWLLGRIYCTGTPEDYAAVHALQDEISLVPLSSYGTPYTPPAGTVDPGIDMKTPVREQVNNLSTKAYFDLLATLLKDNPPAEADKPMVEKMAKIGVEAGKPFDIDKLGADTVNALQSVPKEAFDKIMAHFKDAGANINGWVFTTKTGLYGTDYLQRATITAIGLGANRPQDAVYPTSEVDSTGKPYDGSNAYVLHFDKGQFPPAEGFWSLTMYDAGMFFVDNPLNRYTLSQRNTFTTNTDGSVDLYLQHENPGPEKEANWLPAPAGKFNLMLRLYWPKETPPSIIDGTWKPPAVQRVP from the coding sequence GTGAAGGTTTGGTGTACGCAGTGGACCAAATTCTTGGTCGTGATGAGCACCGTCGCATTGGCTACCGGACTCACCAGCTGTTCGAAAGAGTCTGATTCCCAGAAACTTTCCGCCGATGAAGCGAAGTCCATCGCCATGGACGCCTACATCTACGGTTATCCCCTGGTCACCATGGAGATGACCCGCCGCGTGATGACCAACGTGGAAAAACCCCAATCTCCGCGCGCTCCAATGGGACAACTCATGCGGATGCGCGAGTATCCCAATGCCGCGTTCCGTGACGTCACCGCCCCCAATGCCGATACCCTGTACACCAACGCGTTCGTCGACGTGGGCAAGGAACCGTGGATTCTGAGCCTGCCGGAGGCGAACGGCCGGTACTACCTGTTCCCTATGTTGGACGGGTTCACCAACGTCTTCGAAGTACCCGGAAAGCGTACGACAGGCACCGGGCCGCAGACCTACGCCATCACCGGCCCGGGCTGGAAAGGCACCCTGCCCCAAGGGGTCACCGAGTACAAGTCCCCTACGGCCATCGTGTGGCTGCTAGGCCGGATCTACTGCACCGGCACCCCCGAGGATTACGCGGCCGTACACGCGTTGCAGGACGAGATCTCGTTGGTGCCACTGAGTTCGTACGGCACGCCGTACACCCCGCCCGCCGGCACGGTGGATCCGGGCATCGACATGAAAACGCCCGTCCGCGAACAGGTCAACAATCTGAGCACCAAGGCATACTTCGATCTGCTGGCCACCCTGCTGAAGGACAACCCGCCCGCCGAGGCCGATAAGCCGATGGTGGAGAAAATGGCCAAGATCGGTGTCGAGGCCGGAAAGCCCTTCGACATCGACAAGCTCGGTGCCGACACCGTCAACGCCCTGCAGTCGGTACCCAAAGAAGCGTTCGACAAGATCATGGCGCACTTCAAGGACGCCGGCGCGAACATCAATGGATGGGTGTTCACCACGAAGACCGGTTTGTACGGCACAGACTATCTACAGCGTGCGACGATCACGGCAATCGGCTTGGGCGCCAACCGACCCCAAGACGCCGTATACCCGACCTCCGAGGTCGACAGCACCGGGAAACCGTACGACGGCTCCAACGCGTACGTCCTGCACTTCGACAAGGGGCAGTTCCCCCCTGCTGAGGGCTTCTGGTCCCTGACGATGTACGACGCGGGAATGTTCTTCGTCGACAACCCACTGAACCGCTACACCCTGAGCCAACGCAACACCTTCACCACGAACACCGACGGGTCGGTGGACCTGTACCTGCAACACGAGAACCCGGGGCCCGAGAAAGAAGCGAATTGGCTACCCGCACCCGCCGGGAAGTTCAACCTGATGCTTCGGCTGTATTGGCCCAAGGAGACCCCGCCCTCGATCATCGACGGCACGTGGAAACCGCCCGCTGTACAACGAGTCCCGTAA
- a CDS encoding heme-binding protein, with translation MKLIATSLFTALGAAALFTAAAANAEPDRPPNCTAADLAGVSAGVAASTSSYLFTHPDVNDFFTSQAGKPHSEIQTAVKAYFGTNPDAENDLRAIRQPVVDFRERCQLPQERQP, from the coding sequence ATGAAACTGATTGCCACAAGTCTGTTTACGGCCCTGGGCGCTGCTGCACTCTTCACCGCAGCAGCGGCGAACGCCGAGCCGGACCGCCCGCCGAACTGCACGGCGGCCGATCTGGCCGGGGTCTCGGCGGGCGTCGCCGCCTCCACGTCGAGCTATCTGTTCACCCATCCAGATGTCAACGACTTCTTCACCAGCCAGGCAGGCAAGCCGCACAGCGAGATACAGACCGCCGTGAAGGCTTACTTCGGCACCAACCCCGACGCCGAGAACGACCTACGCGCCATCCGGCAGCCGGTCGTGGACTTCCGCGAGCGCTGCCAGCTTCCGCAGGAGCGCCAGCCATGA
- a CDS encoding DUF4352 domain-containing protein: protein MTAPSLEGKYLPAVHQRISSDFPPAPLFFGGAIALFIVVATLAGIHDGRNPRYSQAVLIPDVAPSAVGGPGGAAAEVRSGPLAMMVTEVTATATAGDSGVPQAAPGRHLVVGVRVVNDGADAERFEPAIQQLVAGDQVLGADQDASQPMLGADLGPGESVVASITFDVPDGVEPSAILLRDSPTAAGTQVSLSQD, encoded by the coding sequence GTGACCGCACCTTCGCTGGAAGGCAAGTACCTGCCCGCCGTCCATCAGCGGATTAGCAGCGATTTTCCTCCAGCACCCCTGTTTTTCGGGGGCGCCATCGCCCTCTTCATCGTCGTTGCCACACTTGCGGGTATCCATGACGGTAGGAACCCTCGGTACTCGCAGGCGGTGCTGATTCCCGATGTTGCTCCTTCGGCGGTCGGCGGCCCCGGTGGCGCGGCCGCGGAGGTGCGGTCGGGTCCATTAGCCATGATGGTGACGGAGGTCACGGCGACAGCTACCGCTGGCGATTCCGGGGTACCGCAGGCTGCCCCGGGGCGCCATCTTGTGGTGGGGGTGCGCGTCGTCAATGACGGTGCGGATGCCGAGCGATTCGAGCCGGCGATTCAGCAACTTGTCGCAGGAGACCAGGTGCTCGGTGCGGACCAAGACGCCTCGCAGCCGATGCTCGGCGCGGACCTCGGCCCGGGCGAGAGCGTCGTCGCATCCATCACGTTCGATGTTCCCGACGGGGTCGAGCCCTCCGCGATCCTCTTGCGTGACTCGCCGACGGCCGCCGGAACCCAGGTGAGTCTGTCTCAGGACTGA